Genomic DNA from Streptomyces venezuelae:
CGCGGCTGCCCGGGTCGAGTCCGGTGGTCGGCTCGTCGAGGAAGAGGACCTCGGGGCGGTGGGTGAGGCCGAGGGCGATGTCGAGCCGCCTGCGCTGGCCGCCGGAGAGCGCGGCGCAGGGCCGCTCCATCAGCTCGGTCAGGCCGAGGTCGTGCGCCAGTTCCGCCGCCCGTGCCGTCGCCCGAGCCTTCGTCAGGCGGTAGAGACGGCCCTGGGTGATGAGCTCCTCGCGTACGGAGATGCTCAGGTCGACGCCGCCGGACTGGGCCACGTACCCGATCCGCTCGCGCACCCCGGCGGGGTCCTTCGCGAGGTCGCGGCCCGCGACGGTGGCGGCGCCGCCGGTCGGCGGGAGCAGCGTGGTCAGCATGCGCAGGGTCGTGGTCTTGCCCGCGCCGTTCGGCCCGAGGAAGCCGAGGATCTCGCCGGGCTCGACGCGCAGGTCGATGCCGCGCACGGCCTCGACGGGGCCGCCCTTGGTCTGGAAGGTCCGTGCGAGCCCGGAGGTGCTGATGATGGCCATGGAGACCACAAAAACAGAGTCACTGGAATTTTGCAACGTGCCCAAAATTTACATCGACCCCAAATTATGGTGTGACGACAAATTTTCAGAGTCCCTAGGATGAGGCGCATGAGTGAGGGCCTGCGCGAGCGCAAGAAGAGGCAGACGAAGCAGCGGATCTCGGACATCGCGACCGGGCTCTTCCTGGAACGCGGGTTCGACGCCGTGACCATCGCCGAGATCGCGGACGCCGCGGACGTCTCGGTCAACACGGTCTACAACTACTTCCCGGCCAAGGAGGACCTGTTCCTCGACCGGGGCGACGACATCGTCGACCGCCTCTCCCGCTACGTGCGCGGGCGCCGCGCCGGGGAGACCGCCGCCGACGCCGTCCTGCGTGAACTCCGCACCGACGTGGAAGGCGTCTCGCCGGCCGTCGGGCTCTTCCCCGGCTGGGCCGACTTCATGAAGGTCATCACCGAGGCGCACGCCCTGCGCTCCCGGCTCTGGGCGATCCAGCAGGAGGCCCTCGAACGGCTCACGACCACCCTCGCCGAGGAGACCGGCGCCACCGGGGGAGACCCGCTCCCCGGGCTCGTCGCCGGACAGCTCTCCTGGGTCCACAGCACCCTCATGGCGTGGATCGGCGACGAGATGTCCAAGGGCCGCGCGCCCGCCGAGGTCTCCCGCGAAGCCCTCGCGCTGCTCGACGAGATGGAGGATCTGCTGAGCGACAAGGTCCTCAACTACGCGCCGCGCACCGCCGAATGACGCGTACCAGTGTGATGTCCGTCATCTGAGACGTGACGCGCATCTCCTTACCGCCACAGGCGCGCCCACGGCCGCTAACGTGCGCCGGGAAGGCATACGTGAACAGCGTGCAAGCCAAGCGTGACAAGCGGTAGGGGAGTCGGAACAGTGGCACGGAAGCTCGCCGTCATCGGAGCCGGACTCATGGGGTCCGGCATCGCTCAGGTCTCCGCCCAGGCGGGCTGGGACGTCGTCCTGCGCGACGTCACCGATGAGGCCCTGACCCGCGGCACCGACGGGATCAAGGCGTCGTACGACAAGTTCGTGAGCAAGGGCAAGCTCGCGGCCGAGGACGCGGAAGCCGCGCTCGGACGCATCACGACCACCACCGACCTGGACGCCGTCGCCGACGCGGACATCGTCGTCGAGGCCGTCTTCGAGAAGCTCGAGGTCAAGCACGAGATCTTCCGTACGCTCGACAAGCTCGTGCGCGACGACGCCGTGCTCGCCTCCAACACCTCCGCCATCCCGATCACCAAGATCGCGGCCGTGACGGAGCGCCCGGAGCGCGTCGTCGGCGCCCACTTCTTCTCGCCCGTCCCGATGATGCAGCTCTGCGAGCTCGTCCGCGGCTACAAGACCAGCGACGAAACCCTCGCCCGCACCCGCGAGTTCGCCGAGTCCGTCGGCAAGACCTGCATCGTCGTCAACCGCGACGTCGCCGGCTTCGTGACGACCCGTCTGATCTCCGCGCTCGTCGTCGAGGCCGCCAAGCTCTACGAGTCGGGCGTCGCCACGGCCGAGGACATCGACACCGCCTGCAAGCTCGGCTTCGGCCACGCCATGGGCCCGCTCGCGACCGCCGACCTCACCGGCGTCGACATCCTGCTCCACGCCACCGGCAACATCTACACGGAGTCCCAGGACGAGAAGTTCGCGCCGCCGGAGCTGATGCGCCGGATGGTTGA
This window encodes:
- a CDS encoding ATP-binding cassette domain-containing protein, coding for MAIISTSGLARTFQTKGGPVEAVRGIDLRVEPGEILGFLGPNGAGKTTTLRMLTTLLPPTGGAATVAGRDLAKDPAGVRERIGYVAQSGGVDLSISVREELITQGRLYRLTKARATARAAELAHDLGLTELMERPCAALSGGQRRRLDIALGLTHRPEVLFLDEPTTGLDPGSRADLWQLVRKLRDEHGTTVFLTTHYLDEADALSDRLVVVDNGVVVAEGTPSALKLQYGGSIDATLQDTFLAITGRDIASRPTTDTTPVAV
- a CDS encoding 3-hydroxyacyl-CoA dehydrogenase family protein — encoded protein: MARKLAVIGAGLMGSGIAQVSAQAGWDVVLRDVTDEALTRGTDGIKASYDKFVSKGKLAAEDAEAALGRITTTTDLDAVADADIVVEAVFEKLEVKHEIFRTLDKLVRDDAVLASNTSAIPITKIAAVTERPERVVGAHFFSPVPMMQLCELVRGYKTSDETLARTREFAESVGKTCIVVNRDVAGFVTTRLISALVVEAAKLYESGVATAEDIDTACKLGFGHAMGPLATADLTGVDILLHATGNIYTESQDEKFAPPELMRRMVDAGDIGRKSGQGFYKH
- a CDS encoding TetR/AcrR family transcriptional regulator — encoded protein: MSEGLRERKKRQTKQRISDIATGLFLERGFDAVTIAEIADAADVSVNTVYNYFPAKEDLFLDRGDDIVDRLSRYVRGRRAGETAADAVLRELRTDVEGVSPAVGLFPGWADFMKVITEAHALRSRLWAIQQEALERLTTTLAEETGATGGDPLPGLVAGQLSWVHSTLMAWIGDEMSKGRAPAEVSREALALLDEMEDLLSDKVLNYAPRTAE